The Cyanobacteriota bacterium genome segment AGCGTTGGGCATATTGCCATACATAGAATACCTGCTTACTCTACCAACCTGTAAGTAATCTGTGTCTATCCCCCAATAGAAGGAATTCATTTGCAACCCAACACCTGAGGAAACTTTTCTAGGGAAACCTTCGTATCTCATCAAGAATTCATCTCAACTTTCGAGCCTAGGTACATGCCTCTGACTCCGTTGGCGGTATCAAGCTTGGCAAGATACCTAATCTCATAAACGCTGCCACCCGATTTAACAACTATTCCTAATGGATCAATGACCAGAGCTATGGTCACTCGCAAAAATTTACGCCATGCTAAAGACGATTGTCGTGCACTCACACTTATGACTGTTTCAGAAATTACTCATCAGTCGTCTAGAACGGCCTCTGTGCCCTCAGTCCGCCCCCATGTTGCCACGCTGGTAATGCTGGGTGTGATTGTTGTGTCAGCCGCGATCGTCGCTGCTTGGTTTGCAGGTGAGGGAACCATTCGCATGATTTTCCAGCAATTGTCGATATGGCAACAAAATCCCCCTAGCTGGTTAGTAGTGCCTATGGCTACCACATGGCAACTCCTAGCTCCAACTATTGGGTTGTGGGTAGTTGCCATCATCGTTATGAAACTATCGCCTCAGCCTCAAGACTGGTCGCGGACTCTCATTGTGAGTATTATCCTAATCCTAGCTGTGCGCTATGTCATCTGGCGTTCGCTGGCTACCCTCAACACTACAACCCCCCTCGACGGCACCTTTAGTTTGCTGCTGTTTGCATTAGAGATGCTGGTACTCTCAACCAGCATTTTGCAACTGGTTCTAATGTTGCGAGTACAGCATCGCCGTCACGCCGCAGATGTCCTCTCTCAGGTGATTGTGTCTGAAACCTTCACACCGTCAGTCGATGTCTTGATTCCATCCTATGACGAGCCAGCGTTTATTCTCCGGCGCACCATTATTGGCTGTCAGGCTATGGATTACGCCTACAAAACGATTTATCTGCTCGATGACACGCGCCGCCCTGAAATTGAACGCCTAGCTAGGGAACTAGGATGTGAGTATATAACTCGTCCTGATAACCGCCATGCCAAGGCTGGCAACCTTAACCATGCGCTGCCCCATATCACTGGTGATCTAGTTGTAGTATTTGATGCTGACTTTGTCCCTACTCGTAATTTCCTAACTCGAACTGTGGGCTTTTTTCAGGATCCAGAAGTGGGGTTGGTGCAAACCCCTCAGAGTTTTTACAATGCGGATCCGATCGCCCGCAACTTGGGGCTAGAAAATATTCTTACCCCAGAAGAGGAAGTATTCTATCGCCAAATCCAGCCGATCCGAGACGCAGCAGGTAGCGTCATCTGTGCTGGCACGTCATTTGTTGTTCGTCGTCAAGCTCTAGATGCAGTGGGTGGTTTTGTTACCGACTCGTTGAGTGAAGATTATTTTACTGGCATCCGCATCTCTGCCCTGGGTTATCGCTTAGTTTACCTAGACGAAAAGCTTAGTGCTGGTCTTGCAGCAGAAAACATCGCTGCCCATGCTACTCAACGCCTGCGATGGGCACGGGGTACCCTACAAGCCTTTTTCATTGACTCCAATCCCCTCACTATTCGAGGACTGACCTTGCGCCAGCGCCTAGCTCACCTAGAAGGGCTGTTGCACTGGTTCACAAGTATTTCACGGGT includes the following:
- a CDS encoding glycosyltransferase yields the protein MLGVIVVSAAIVAAWFAGEGTIRMIFQQLSIWQQNPPSWLVVPMATTWQLLAPTIGLWVVAIIVMKLSPQPQDWSRTLIVSIILILAVRYVIWRSLATLNTTTPLDGTFSLLLFALEMLVLSTSILQLVLMLRVQHRRHAADVLSQVIVSETFTPSVDVLIPSYDEPAFILRRTIIGCQAMDYAYKTIYLLDDTRRPEIERLARELGCEYITRPDNRHAKAGNLNHALPHITGDLVVVFDADFVPTRNFLTRTVGFFQDPEVGLVQTPQSFYNADPIARNLGLENILTPEEEVFYRQIQPIRDAAGSVICAGTSFVVRRQALDAVGGFVTDSLSEDYFTGIRISALGYRLVYLDEKLSAGLAAENIAAHATQRLRWARGTLQAFFIDSNPLTIRGLTLRQRLAHLEGLLHWFTSISRVGFLLFPLAYSFLGVVPVQATLSELIYYFLPYYVMQLTVFAWLNYGSRSALLSDIYALVLCFPLALTVFQVMLRPFSKGFKVTPKGTSSDRFTFNWDLAMPLIIMFILSAVSLWRNLGICIVDWQMGDYTGHIKGLGLGWLWSAYNVMLLGISLLILLDSPKPSVNEWFGLQRVVRCDILNVNPQSKGLAGQSSATDCHQPGSWSTISTVWGMTTMLSEAGAEIMVTQRLPKLEEHQTVAVALTILEENLTLPGLITCTSWQNGFPVARIWFEPLTLAQQRQLITLLFCRPGQWLSNKTPGEFQSLLLLFRMLFKPKVVFERRPSIRAIAIANV